The sequence GTTAATCGATTAGACAACGTTGGACTTGCCAGTGTCCACAGACGACTGAACACCGAACTCAGTGTGTATTATATTCCGCCATTTGGTCGTGAAACGGGCCTGTTTGCTACCGTTGGTTACTACGGCGAAGATCCGTATAACATTTATTTCAATAACCGCTACGCCTTTGTCCGATTGGGTATTGCCGTAGGTTTCACCCGGTATGATGAAGATGTACGCAAATAAGGCAAACTCGTTAGTAAGCGACAAAAGTTTTGGTAGCCGGACGACCTAGATTTAATAGGGAGAAGTTCCAAAATATGCATTCACAATCGGTAATAAATCCGAAACCATAGTTAAGCCACGAACTATCTGAAAGCGTCATCAGTTGGCGACGTTCAGTTCACTATTCAACTCGTTTTCGTCATGTCGACCACACCAAAGAGTTTTCGGGTTGAATTCGCCCAACAGAAAAGCATATTGGTTAGGGCAAATCAAACGCTGCTGGAGGCTGCCTTAACGACCGGTATTCCGATGTTACATTCATGTCAGGGAAATGCACGATGTTCGACCTGTCGGCTACTGGTTCATGCGGGTGCCGATGTACTCAGTACGCCAACGGCAGCAGAGCGACAATTAGCTGGTCAAATGCATTTGCCCCCAGATATTCGATTGGCCTGCCAGGCCCGCCTAGTTGGCGATGGGGCTAAAGTCACTCCAATTTTGCGCGACCAAACTGATATAGACTTGTATCTGAGCCCGTTAGCGGTGGGTAAAAGCCAGGATATGGGCATGGAAAAAGAACTGGTGTTGCTTTTTCTGGACATCCGTAATTTCACCCACCTGGTTGAGACCCATCTGGCTTTCGATGTGATTCACCTTGTTCGCAAACTGTTCACTGCTTTTCAGTTCATCTTGCAGAGCTTCGGGGGCAAGATCATTGAAAGCGCTGGCGATAGTTTATACATCGTTTTTGGCCTGGAGCAGACGCTGACCGCCAGTGCTTCAGCGGCCGTACAGGCGGGCTACGCCCTTCAGTCTGAACTTAACCGACTTAACGATCAGTATTTTCAAAAGTATTTTGATCTAAGCATCTCCATTGGTATTGGCGTTCATCAGGGCACGGTTATAAGCGGAACCATCTACCTGGGTGAGCAAAAGCATATAGTTGTCATGGGTCATGCTGTCAACGTAGCCTCTCGGTTGCAAAACGCAACCAAAGAGGTAAATAACGACTATATCGTGTCAGCTGATGTCATGGATTTATTGCCTAGGTCAACAAGGGTGGTTGATCCCATTACCATTCAGGTACGAGGTATTTCCAAACCTGTTCCTGTCTATTTGCTTGGGCAAGCGTACGAATTATCAAAAAAACCGTTGGCCCACGCCTATGTCAGTTGAGGTATTATCCCTTGATTATTCCTGAGTTTTTAAACGTAAACGATCATGAAACTATTGAACACTATTTATCAACTACTGTCGGGATCACCGGTTCGCCCAGGCGTGACGGACCTCAATGCCCGTCTGCTGAATACCTGGGTTCTCCATCAATCGATCGAATACCTGCATCCCCAATGCATCTGGCAACTGGGAGAGGGGCACATTCTTCAAGGATCTTACAAAGGCTATGATTTCTACAAATGGTACACGCAGCAATTAGACGCCAGGTATGCGACCTGGACGGAAGCCATCGAGAGTGTGATTAGCTCAGAGATAGGTGGCATTATTGTCGGGGAATACCAGTTTCAAAAAGAAATCGATGGCCTCTGGCAAACAGCTCCATTTACCCATTTTTATCGAATAGAGAATGATCAGATTACGTCGGTTCGCATGTACATGGGTGCCATATCAAGTCACTTGGATGCTGGTAATCAACTTATTGAGATAGCCTCCATTCAATTTTTTCTCTCGGCTAACTAACCTCCACTTAACCGATTGCCTTTCCAGTTGATTCGTCTTTTCTGTCGCTAGTTGCTATGAAAATCGCTTTAACCCGAGCAGACTCTGCTCAAGGACCGTTGGAACTGATTGAGTATGGTGACCCAACTCATCCCCAGAGTAGGCTGACCCGCCAAGAACTAAACGCAGTCGCCGACGGAATGAAAGGAGATGTATGCCTTCGCTACCGCTACTTTCCCCACCTGGAAAGCACCCAGTCCATACTGGGAGCCTGCGCACTTGAAGCAGCCGCCAGCCAGCACCAGTTCTGGTCGATATATCATGCACTGGCACGTTCATTAACCTGGCCACCCTAGCACGGCAAATTCGCCAGTTGGATCTAAATGAGTCGCAGTACTTTCAGGAATTGCTTGGCATGCAAACCCGACAGGCTGTTCTAACTGATTGGCAAGTCGGTTACGAGCTGGGCGTTAGCACGGCACCGACCCTGATTATGGCCGGACAACGGTTTCACGGTAAGTTAACCGTCGCCCTGATGGTGTCCTTCATCTAGTCGCACCTCAGCCGAAACCACCTTTGTATGCGTTCATAACCGGTTTGCGGTTTTGGGCTTAAGTAAAATCGTTAGCTAAAGAATAATGTCAATCAAATCGTGTCAACGAGTTCAGGATAACGACATGATCACAAACCAGTTCAAATAATGACTGCTCCACTAAAGATTCGATGCGGCTGGAAAGCTGTCCATCTGATTACACTATCAACCTTACTAGGGCTCGGCGGTTGTAGGGATCAAAATGCCGACATGTATGACAGTACGATCCTGGTCGTAACGGATTTTGCCAAAGGGGCGGATAGCTGGAAAGCTGATTACTCTGACTACCAGCTTAACGAAGCGGATAGCATTCACTTTGTGTCGGGAATACGTTCGTTACCAATGCCGCTGGATACAAGCCGAAAAGCATTTCTGGTGGGTAGCACGAATGCCAGTGACGATCTCTTCATGTTCCTGAAGCGAAAGCTTAGTGGTCTGCGGCCGACTACCAATTACCAGATCGTGTACGAGTTGGAATTGGCCTCAAAGTATCCTGCCCAATCGGTTGGAATTGGTGGCTCGCCTGGCCTGGCCCTGCATCTTAAAGTAGGCGCATCAGCGGTGGAACCAGTTAAAGTAGAAAAGAATCAGGGCTACTATCTAAATCTGGACAAGGGCGACCAGGCAACCGGTGGGAAAGATGTCATCTTAATCGGGGATGCCAGCAATGATAATACTGACGACCGCTATCGGTTGGTTCGTCGGTTCAGTAACGGAAAAAATCTGATGGCTCAAACCGATAAAAACGGAGACTTATGGTTGGTGGTTGGCACTGATTCGGGCTATGAAGGACGAACCGATTTATACTACAGTCGAATCCTGGTTAGTTTGAGACCAATAGTTCCTCAATGATTACCTTATAATTGACCACCATTTTTGTTTTATAAAGGCATTTATGACTATACCTACCTGGTGAAATTTATTTCGAAAGGCCTGGTGACCACGGGCAGCACTTTGCATCTCAAGGGCCGAAAATAATTACCTCAAAAAATGAAAACGACTGAACGAATCATCGCAAGCACTTTAATGGCTGGAGCCATAGTCCTGCATGGAACAACGAGTTCCGCACAAACAGAAAGTACGATCCAATCCGGATCCAATGAGTCAATACGTCCGTTCCGGATCCATGTTCCTGCGAAAGAACTCGCTAATCTGAAACGCCGGATTCTGGCCACTAAATGGCCCGGAAAAGAAACAGTTTCCGATCAATCGCAGGGTGTGCAACTAGAGACCGTTCAAAAGCTTGCCCACTATTGGGCAACGGATTACGATTGGCGAAAGGTCGAAGCCAGATTGAATGCCCTGCCGCAATTCATCACCAACATCGACGGGCTGGATATTCATTTCATTCACGTTCGTTCGAAGCATCCAAATGCTCTGCCCGTGATCATCACCCATGGTTGGCCGGGCTCGATCATTGAACAAATGAAGGTCATTGAGCCGCTGACAAATCCAACGGCACATGGCGGGAAGGCCGAAGATGCGTTCGATGTCGTGATTCCGTCACTGCCGGGCCATGGTTTTTCCGGGAAACCCACCGCCACTGGCTGGGATCCTATCCGAATAGCACGCGCCTGGATTGTGCTCATGAAGCGTCTGGGTTATACGCGATTCGTGGCGCAGGGGGGCGATTGGGGGGATGCCGTCTCGGAACAAATGGCTTTGCTGGGAGCTCCTGAATTGATCGGCATTCACACCAATATGCCTGCCACCGTACCCGACGACGTTGCAACCGCACTCCAATTCGGCACTCCGCCACCATCGGGCCTCTCTGCCGACGAGAAACATGCTTACGATCAACTCGATTTTTTCTATAAGCATGGTGTGGCTTACGCTCAGGAGATGGGAAACCGCCCACAGACATTATATGGCATCGAGGACTCACCGGTTGGTCTTGCCGCCTGGATGCTCGATCACGATGCGAGCAGTCACGCGCTCATTGCCCGTGTCTTTGATGGTAAAACCGAGGGACTCACACGGGATGACATTATCGACAACATTACCCTCTACTGGTTGACAGGCACAGCGGTTTCTTCGGCTCGCCTGTATTGGGAAAGTAAGCTTCCATTTTTCGCTCCCAAAAAAGTGACTATACCAGTTGCCGTAAGCGTCTTTCCTGATGAGATTTATGCAGCTCCGCGGAGTTGGGCAGAGAAAGCATTTTCAAACCTGATTCATTACAATCGGCTCCCTAAAGGCGGTCATTTTGCGGCCTGGGAGCAACCGGAATTCTACTCGACTGAACTGCGCGCAGCCTTCCAGTCTCTGCGCCAAACGGCCAGTAATGGTACGGCAAAGGCACCCACTGGTCGCTAATACTTTTCCCGGCCAGCATTACTAAAATGCCTGAGTATGTCGGGTCAGACTTTTCAGGGCGATAGTAATGTCGGGCCCATTGTAAAGTAAGTGTCATTGACGACCTGAAAAGAGCCTTGGCTACTTATATGGAAAGGTTC comes from Spirosoma aureum and encodes:
- a CDS encoding epoxide hydrolase family protein, coding for MKTTERIIASTLMAGAIVLHGTTSSAQTESTIQSGSNESIRPFRIHVPAKELANLKRRILATKWPGKETVSDQSQGVQLETVQKLAHYWATDYDWRKVEARLNALPQFITNIDGLDIHFIHVRSKHPNALPVIITHGWPGSIIEQMKVIEPLTNPTAHGGKAEDAFDVVIPSLPGHGFSGKPTATGWDPIRIARAWIVLMKRLGYTRFVAQGGDWGDAVSEQMALLGAPELIGIHTNMPATVPDDVATALQFGTPPPSGLSADEKHAYDQLDFFYKHGVAYAQEMGNRPQTLYGIEDSPVGLAAWMLDHDASSHALIARVFDGKTEGLTRDDIIDNITLYWLTGTAVSSARLYWESKLPFFAPKKVTIPVAVSVFPDEIYAAPRSWAEKAFSNLIHYNRLPKGGHFAAWEQPEFYSTELRAAFQSLRQTASNGTAKAPTGR
- a CDS encoding adenylate/guanylate cyclase domain-containing protein, whose translation is MSTTPKSFRVEFAQQKSILVRANQTLLEAALTTGIPMLHSCQGNARCSTCRLLVHAGADVLSTPTAAERQLAGQMHLPPDIRLACQARLVGDGAKVTPILRDQTDIDLYLSPLAVGKSQDMGMEKELVLLFLDIRNFTHLVETHLAFDVIHLVRKLFTAFQFILQSFGGKIIESAGDSLYIVFGLEQTLTASASAAVQAGYALQSELNRLNDQYFQKYFDLSISIGIGVHQGTVISGTIYLGEQKHIVVMGHAVNVASRLQNATKEVNNDYIVSADVMDLLPRSTRVVDPITIQVRGISKPVPVYLLGQAYELSKKPLAHAYVS
- a CDS encoding DsbA family protein is translated as MKIALTRADSAQGPLELIEYGDPTHPQSRLTRQELNAVADGMKGDVCLRYRYFPHLESTQSILGACALEAAASQHQFWSIYHALARSLTWPP
- a CDS encoding nuclear transport factor 2 family protein, yielding MKLLNTIYQLLSGSPVRPGVTDLNARLLNTWVLHQSIEYLHPQCIWQLGEGHILQGSYKGYDFYKWYTQQLDARYATWTEAIESVISSEIGGIIVGEYQFQKEIDGLWQTAPFTHFYRIENDQITSVRMYMGAISSHLDAGNQLIEIASIQFFLSAN